CTTTTTCAGCAGAACACGACTTTTTATTGGTTGTTCTTCTTACTTTGCACAGAATGACCCCCTGCCAGGTCGCATTAGCGCTCGAATCGGTTTTAGTGACAAAGAACTACCCTTTGGCGAAAAGGACACAAAGTCCAAGGTGACCCTTTTAGAGGGAGACCACGTACAGTTCAACATCTCCACCGACCGGAGAGACAAACTGGAGAGGGCCACCAACATCGACATCCTCCCAGACTCTTTTGGCATCACGAAAGAGACTCGTGAAATGGTGGGCAGCGGCGAAGAACATGGAGGTTCACACGGAGGTTGCAATCAATCAGCATTAACATTGCGTCTTCATTGCAGGGTGTGATTGCTGCTATCCGTGACGGCTTCGGCTTCATTAAATGTGTGGATCGGGATGCTCGGatgtttttccatttcagtGAGGTCCTGGAGGAGAGCCAGCTGCACATCTCTGATGAAGTGGAGTTCACTGTCGTGCCTGTATGTAAATCCCCCTCTCCAACTCCAAAATCGTAGAACTCCATTTGTCgtgaatgaacaaataaattaaatgtcacAACCGTGTCCTCAACAGGATATGCTCTCAGCTCAGAGAAACCATGCAGTACGCATCAAGAAGCTACCCAAGGGTACAGTGTCTTTTCATACCCAGTCTGAACAACGCTTTGTGGGTGTGGTGCAGAGGGAAATCGGGGCACCTGGCAACAAAAACGCCAGTCCCAGCAAGAATAAAGAGAAGGTGGTAAGTACATTATTCCGCAtttaaacacatactgtatttcgCTGCTTTGAAGAGTGGTACTCAAAATGCATatattacgcgctaacgatggatctgtgCGATCGATCGgtagcgctgcgcccgagatggatgtAACTGCCTTGCGCTGGAGACCGATGCTTTAGGGTTATGGTTCGggaaatgttttgcttttatttattagaTTATCAATTTTAGGGTGGCACgatggtcgagtgattagcgcgcagacctcacagctaggagacatgggttcgattccacccttggccatctctatgtggagtttgcatgttctccccgtgcatgcgtgggttttctccgggtactccggtttcctcccacattccaaaaaacatgctaggttaattggcgagtccaaattgtccataggtatgaatgtgagtgtgaatggttgtttgtctatatgtgccctgtgattggctggctacaagtccagggtgtaccccgcctctcgcccgaagacagctgggataggctccagcacccccgcgaccctcgtgaggaaaaagcggtagaaaatgaatgaatgaattatcaattttattttagaaaGGGCAATACAAGGTCACATCATACACAATGTTTAAAGTGAAAACATGAAATTATAATGACAATCgttgatctgctaattgcatacaatgacatgTCTAAaacggtaacaaagtgaactgcttgacaattaatcaaagattttaaatttgcatgcatggacTTCTTGCCATCTGTTGGCATATAAACAAACTACATATCCATCCCGGGCGcagtaatatacagtaaacctcggatatatcggactcggatatatcggaaattcgctcacaacggacagataaaaaaagaaccaatttttctgtaatgcatttccaataaaaattcattgcatatatcggattttttataacggatttcgcctatttcggacaaaatctccagtcccgttccaatgcatttccattcaatttccctcgcatatatcggatggccgcatcgtggcgctccgatttgctgaatcgtgacaggccgctatacgacgtcattttcAGCGTTTGCaacgttgcctgcgcgtccaggtacattggaaacatagtcaaggaagtgcctttttataacggataaaatccgatttacgcatataccggatataaatccgatatatgcgtaaagcggacattttccggtatatgcatataacggatttcgcttatatcggacaaaaccagtgggaacaattgaatccgatatagccgaggtttactgtaccatcgATCGTGAgagcagaaatcgatcgatttgtgcactaacgatggatccatctcgggcgcagcgctatcgatcgatcgtgcagatccatcgttagtgCGTAACACACACTGTTTTATAGTTCTAATTTAGTCTTGTACCTTTATTCTTTCTTTTCCATTGGTCTCTCACTTCCTATTGGTTAGAAAAAAGACAAGGTAGGATTTGGGCCTGCTGCATGCAGCAATAATCCCTAGATCTAGATAAAGAATTTCTAATCTCACTCTTGTCTTTTCAAGGTTAAAGTTGTAGACAAGGTTAGTCTTTATTTGCAAGAACAGCCATTGCTTCctgttgtacttttttttttattcagagcATGCATTGGGTCATTTAATTAACACGTAGGGATGTGGAAGGCGCACATGGTTTAAGCGATTAAGTGAGAAGTAGGGCTGCATAATTAGCCCACGGAAAGTTTGTATTTCTTGTGTCTCTAGTTTTAAATTTAGTCACTCTGGATtaattaggggtgtcacaagatgtcgtcggattttaagatgtgtagcaaaacCTGATTCTTCACAAAGCTGTGGTGGCCGTATACGTGGGGCTAGCTCATTTAGCTAATTGGAGGTGGTGTCATGTCCATGAGGGAGGAGGTTTTTACTTCATGGAAAATTTGTAAAGGGAttgtgtaaaatgtttttttctcggGAACATCGTTAATAAGTCACTTTTTGTACAATAGGGTCTCTTTGAAACAACAAACACTGATTAATTATGCAGCCCTGCTGTGGAGTTCTGAGCTTCAGCGCTGCACAACTTTCCCAACTCATCAGGCTCATCCaaaatattcattatttcatttgaattatgTCAAAAATATGACAAGTTGACCCTTTCGTACTGAGCGTTGGTGAGGCTTCTGGTGTGTTTAGATTTTAACCACCATTACAAACATAATAGCCACTCTTTTACACCATGTAACCAGAGTGTTTGATGTGACGCATTGCTAACTTCACAACTTGTCGTTTTCTTATTTTAGACAAAATATTCAGTGGCGTTTTTACACCGTATATCAATATGCTGAAATGGATTGAATTTTAAGAGTTTGCCTCCGCTGTAGGACGCTGAGGAAGGAGTGATCACGTATGAAGACTGCGGTGTGAAGCTGACTGTGCCGTACCATGTAAAGGATCTGGAGGGGGGATGTCACCCACAGGTTGGAGACAAGGTATCAGATCATACAAACTTGCATGTTAAGTTATCTTTGCAATGATGATGCAATAGGGcagcacagcggacgagtggttagctcgcaggcccgagtttgattccaccctcgggcatctctgtgtggagtttgcatgttgcatgtgtgggttttctctgggtactccggttctgGGTactgggttctccggtttcctcccacattccaaaaacatgctaggttaattggcgactccaaattgtccataggtatgaatgtgagtgtgaatggttgtttgtctatatgtgccctgtgattggctggctggccaccagtccagggtgtaccccgcctctcgcccaaagacagctgggataggctccagcaccccccgtgacccccgtgaggaaaaagcggtagaaaatgaatgaatggatgaatgaatgatgatgcaATAGGGATGCatagcggacgagtggttagctcgcaggccacacagctgcgagacccgagttcgattccaccctcgggcatctctgtgtggagtttgtatgttctccccgtgcatgcgtgggttttctccgcattccaaaaacatgctaggttaattgcagactccaaattgtccataggtatgaaagtgagtgtgaatggttgtttgtctatatgtgcactgtgattggctggccaccagtctgtgaccctcatgagaataagtggtagaaaatgaatgaatgaatgatgatgcaAGAAATGCAATAATACCGGTGAAGTACTCAACTTGCACTAATTTTGTCTATGACATGCTAACTTGTGACCACTAGGTGGAGTTCTCTATCAACGAAGTGAAAAGAAGCGGCCAGCAAAGTGCAGTCTCCATCAGGGTCATGAACCGCAACGCCTCCAATAGCAAGCGATTGCAGGGTTTCATCGCCACTCTGAAGGATAACTTTGGCTTCATTGAGACGGCCAATCATGACCAGGAGATCTTCTTTCACTATAGGTAACTTTTGAAGTTCTTATATGgctgtttattaatatttgtaaacTAAGGAtgttgttgtgctgtttttattcTCTTCAGTGAAATGAGTGGAGACTTGGATAGCCTTGAACTGGGCGACACAGTGGAGTATTCACTTTCAAAGGGAAAAGGAAATAAAGTCAGTGCTGAAAAAGTTGACAAAGTGGCTGCaggtatattttttttgcatataatTTTATGCGTCTCAGATGTCCTGCAATAATGCATTGGAAAGCTTGTCTCTTAAGCTGTGTTGAACATAATATATATGCcatatacagtatcatataCAACAACGTAACATTGACTCTGTTGGGAGGACACAagcgttagcaacactagcatagcttaATCAGATTTAGTGCTCAGAAACAGACGTATTAGTGTTACAACATTCTTAAAAAGTCATGTTAAGGCATGTAACTAAAAACAATCCCACTATTTTCAGTGAACGGCATAGGTGAAGATGTTAGTACAACAGTGATGACTGGTAAAGTCATCCGTCCAATACGCAGTGTGGATCCCTCTCAGACAGAGTACCAAGGACTTATTGAAGTCCTAGAAGAAGGTGGGGTGTCATCTTTTGATGCACACTTCTCTTAACCAGAAGGAAtcatttcattattaattagtCTTTTGTTTGTGTCAGGTGGAGGTAAAGGCCAGACCTATCCCTTTGGAATCATGGGTATGGCAAATAAGGCCGACTGTCTGCAGAAAGGAGAACAGGTGAAGTTCCAGGTTTGCACAATATCCCAGACTGGACAGAAGATGGCCTGCAATGTGGTTCCACAACGTCGAGCCTTGGTGGAGTGTGTCAAAGACCAGGTGGCTGTCACTCTTTACTCATACAGGGAAATGTTACGGCCAAAAAGAGTCTGACATTGTTGTGTTCTTTTTAGTTTGGGTTCATTACATATGAAGTGGGTGAAAGCAAGAAGCTTTTCTTCCATGTCAAAGAAGTGCAAGACGGCCTGGAGCTCCAGACCGGAGACGAGGTGGAGTTCTCGGTAGTCTTCAATCAACGCACGGGAAAATGTAGTGCCTGCAATGTCCGCAGAGTCAGGTAATGATGGAATGATcctgttgatttatttatgaagGCAAGAAGCTAAACACGATGTGTTGCAGTGAGGGGCCAAAACCTGTGGTGACTCCGCGTCCAGACCGTTTGGTCAACAGATTGAAGAGCATCACTCTGGACGACGCCAGCGCCCCACGTCTTGTCATCGTCAGACAGCCCCGTGGTCCAGACAATTCAAAGGTACCTTGagctcacattcattcattttctaccgctcatcctcacaagggtcgcggggggtgctgggcgagaggcggggtacaccctggactggtggccagccaatcacagggcacatatagacaaacaaccattcacactcacattcatacctatggacatttccaaaaacctagcatgtttttggaatgtgggaggaaaccggagtacccggagaaaaacggggagaaaatgcaaactccacacagagatggcagggggtgga
This window of the Doryrhamphus excisus isolate RoL2022-K1 chromosome 10, RoL_Dexc_1.0, whole genome shotgun sequence genome carries:
- the csde1 gene encoding cold shock domain-containing protein E1 isoform X4, whose protein sequence is MSFDPGMLHNNGHNAYANGSGPGIRETGVIEKLLTSYGFIECSERQARLFFHCSQYNGNLQDLKIGDDVEFEVSSDRRTGKPIAVKLLKIKPEVLPEERISGQVGPDLHAYPFTVLHGYIHPVVSSIPGHLDGKSAPGQVPTGSVCYERNGEVFYLTYAADDVEGNIHLDTGDKVGFYMETNKHTGAVSARNIQLVTKKQMRCQGVVCATKEAFGFIERADVVKEIFFHYSEFKGDLEALQAGDDVEFTIKDRNGKEVATEVRLLPQGTVIFEDISIEHFEGAVVKVIPKVPSKNQNDPLPGRISARIGFSDKELPFGEKDTKSKVTLLEGDHVQFNISTDRRDKLERATNIDILPDSFGITKETREMGVIAAIRDGFGFIKCVDRDARMFFHFSEVLEESQLHISDEVEFTVVPDMLSAQRNHAVRIKKLPKGTVSFHTQSEQRFVGVVQREIGAPGNKNASPSKNKEKVDAEEGVITYEDCGVKLTVPYHVKDLEGGCHPQVGDKVEFSINEVKRSGQQSAVSIRVMNRNASNSKRLQGFIATLKDNFGFIETANHDQEIFFHYSEMSGDLDSLELGDTVEYSLSKGKGNKVSAEKVDKVAAVNGIGEDVSTTVMTGKVIRPIRSVDPSQTEYQGLIEVLEEGGGKGQTYPFGIMGMANKADCLQKGEQVKFQVCTISQTGQKMACNVVPQRRALVECVKDQFGFITYEVGESKKLFFHVKEVQDGLELQTGDEVEFSVVFNQRTGKCSACNVRRVSEGPKPVVTPRPDRLVNRLKSITLDDASAPRLVIVRQPRGPDNSKGFNVERKTRQPGVID
- the csde1 gene encoding cold shock domain-containing protein E1 isoform X1; the protein is MGSPWKGFVEFTMPASPPTAFVSADLSSTSPVGLSLSPYGRSHSQQVQSTMSNMERGSSEPPVARNTGPSTSTAPMSIPRSSSVSCRPHPGSKKHKRTPLYQRSMSFDPGMLHNNGHNAYANGSGPGIRETGVIEKLLTSYGFIECSERQARLFFHCSQYNGNLQDLKIGDDVEFEVSSDRRTGKPIAVKLLKIKPEVLPEERISGQVGPDLHAYPFTVLHGYIHPVVSSIPGHLDGKSAPGQVPTGSVCYERNGEVFYLTYAADDVEGNIHLDTGDKVGFYMETNKHTGAVSARNIQLVTKKQMRCQGVVCATKEAFGFIERADVVKEIFFHYSEFKGDLEALQAGDDVEFTIKDRNGKEVATEVRLLPQGTVIFEDISIEHFEGAVVKVIPKVPSKNQNDPLPGRISARIGFSDKELPFGEKDTKSKVTLLEGDHVQFNISTDRRDKLERATNIDILPDSFGITKETREMGVIAAIRDGFGFIKCVDRDARMFFHFSEVLEESQLHISDEVEFTVVPDMLSAQRNHAVRIKKLPKGTVSFHTQSEQRFVGVVQREIGAPGNKNASPSKNKEKVDAEEGVITYEDCGVKLTVPYHVKDLEGGCHPQVGDKVEFSINEVKRSGQQSAVSIRVMNRNASNSKRLQGFIATLKDNFGFIETANHDQEIFFHYSEMSGDLDSLELGDTVEYSLSKGKGNKVSAEKVDKVAAVNGIGEDVSTTVMTGKVIRPIRSVDPSQTEYQGLIEVLEEGGGKGQTYPFGIMGMANKADCLQKGEQVKFQVCTISQTGQKMACNVVPQRRALVECVKDQFGFITYEVGESKKLFFHVKEVQDGLELQTGDEVEFSVVFNQRTGKCSACNVRRVSEGPKPVVTPRPDRLVNRLKSITLDDASAPRLVIVRQPRGPDNSKGFNVERKTRQPGVID
- the csde1 gene encoding cold shock domain-containing protein E1 isoform X2, with the protein product MGSPWKGFVEFTMPASPPTAFVSADLSSTSPVGLSLSPYGRSHSQQVQSTMSNMERGSSEPPVARNTGPSTSTAPMSIPRSSSVSCRPHPGSKKHKRTPLYQRSMSFDPGMLHNNGHNAYANGSGPGIRETGVIEKLLTSYGFIECSERQARLFFHCSQYNGNLQDLKIGDDVEFEVSSDRRTGKPIAVKLLKIKPEVLPEERISGQVVSSIPGHLDGKSAPGQVPTGSVCYERNGEVFYLTYAADDVEGNIHLDTGDKVGFYMETNKHTGAVSARNIQLVTKKQMRCQGVVCATKEAFGFIERADVVKEIFFHYSEFKGDLEALQAGDDVEFTIKDRNGKEVATEVRLLPQGTVIFEDISIEHFEGAVVKVIPKVPSKNQNDPLPGRISARIGFSDKELPFGEKDTKSKVTLLEGDHVQFNISTDRRDKLERATNIDILPDSFGITKETREMGVIAAIRDGFGFIKCVDRDARMFFHFSEVLEESQLHISDEVEFTVVPDMLSAQRNHAVRIKKLPKGTVSFHTQSEQRFVGVVQREIGAPGNKNASPSKNKEKVDAEEGVITYEDCGVKLTVPYHVKDLEGGCHPQVGDKVEFSINEVKRSGQQSAVSIRVMNRNASNSKRLQGFIATLKDNFGFIETANHDQEIFFHYSEMSGDLDSLELGDTVEYSLSKGKGNKVSAEKVDKVAAVNGIGEDVSTTVMTGKVIRPIRSVDPSQTEYQGLIEVLEEGGGKGQTYPFGIMGMANKADCLQKGEQVKFQVCTISQTGQKMACNVVPQRRALVECVKDQFGFITYEVGESKKLFFHVKEVQDGLELQTGDEVEFSVVFNQRTGKCSACNVRRVSEGPKPVVTPRPDRLVNRLKSITLDDASAPRLVIVRQPRGPDNSKGFNVERKTRQPGVID
- the csde1 gene encoding cold shock domain-containing protein E1 isoform X3, coding for MGSPWKGFVEFTMPASPPTAFVSADLSSTSPVGLSLSPYGRSMSFDPGMLHNNGHNAYANGSGPGIRETGVIEKLLTSYGFIECSERQARLFFHCSQYNGNLQDLKIGDDVEFEVSSDRRTGKPIAVKLLKIKPEVLPEERISGQVGPDLHAYPFTVLHGYIHPVVSSIPGHLDGKSAPGQVPTGSVCYERNGEVFYLTYAADDVEGNIHLDTGDKVGFYMETNKHTGAVSARNIQLVTKKQMRCQGVVCATKEAFGFIERADVVKEIFFHYSEFKGDLEALQAGDDVEFTIKDRNGKEVATEVRLLPQGTVIFEDISIEHFEGAVVKVIPKVPSKNQNDPLPGRISARIGFSDKELPFGEKDTKSKVTLLEGDHVQFNISTDRRDKLERATNIDILPDSFGITKETREMGVIAAIRDGFGFIKCVDRDARMFFHFSEVLEESQLHISDEVEFTVVPDMLSAQRNHAVRIKKLPKGTVSFHTQSEQRFVGVVQREIGAPGNKNASPSKNKEKVDAEEGVITYEDCGVKLTVPYHVKDLEGGCHPQVGDKVEFSINEVKRSGQQSAVSIRVMNRNASNSKRLQGFIATLKDNFGFIETANHDQEIFFHYSEMSGDLDSLELGDTVEYSLSKGKGNKVSAEKVDKVAAVNGIGEDVSTTVMTGKVIRPIRSVDPSQTEYQGLIEVLEEGGGKGQTYPFGIMGMANKADCLQKGEQVKFQVCTISQTGQKMACNVVPQRRALVECVKDQFGFITYEVGESKKLFFHVKEVQDGLELQTGDEVEFSVVFNQRTGKCSACNVRRVSEGPKPVVTPRPDRLVNRLKSITLDDASAPRLVIVRQPRGPDNSKGFNVERKTRQPGVID